The genomic interval GGGCGCGGCGATGACGCTTCACGATGTTGATGCCTTCGATCGTCACGCGGCCGGTCCGGTGGTTCACGCGGATGACCTTGCCTTCCTTGCCCTTGTCGTCGCCGCGCATGATGCGGACGGTGTCGCCCGCCGTCACGTGCACCTTCACGCGCGCGGCGTTGTCCTCGTGGCGCTTGCGGTTGACGGCGCGCGGGCGGTCGGTCTTGCGGTGTTTGAGAATTCGCATGTCAGATCACCTCCGGCGCCAGCGACACGATCTTCATGTACCGCTTCTCGCGCAGCTCGCGCGCGACGGGACCGAAGATGCGGGTGGCCCGCGGCTCCCCTTGCTCGTTGATGATGACGACGGCGTTTTCATCGAAGCGGATGTAGCTGCCGTCCTTCCGCCGCGTCTCCTTCGCCGTGCGCACGACGACCGCGCGCGCGACGTCGGACTTCTTCACGGTGCCGTTGGGCAGCGCATTCTTCACGGCGACGATCACCACGTCGCCGAGCCCGGCGTAGCGACGCCGCGTCCCGCCCAACACGCGGATCACGAGCGCCGTCTTCGCGCCCGAGTTGTCCGCCACCTTGACCATGGATTCCTGTTGAATCATCGAATCATCTCCCGGCTCAGCGCGCCCGCTCGACGATCTCGACGACGCGCCAGCGCTTGTCCTTCGACAGCGGGCGCGTCTCCGTGATCCGGACGGTGTCGCCGGTCTTGGCGGCGTTCTGTTCGTCGTGTGCTTTCACGCGCGACGTGCGCGTGACCATTTTGCCGTACACGGGATGCGCAACGCGGCGCTGAATCGCCACGATCACGGTCTTCTGCATCTTGTCGCTCACCACGAGCCCGGTGCGGACCTTTCTCGATCCGCGTTCGACCGCCGGTGTGGCACCATCGTTCGTCGTCATATCAGGCATTGGTTCTCCGCTTTCCGCCGGTCTTGGCGCTCGCCTTGGCCTTGGCGGCCGGCTTCGCGGCCGACTTGGCGGTCGTCTTTGCGCTCGCCATCGCGTTCACCGCTCCGGCGCCCGACCCCGTGGTCTCGCGCAGCACCGTCTTGAGCCGCGCGATGTCGCGCCGGATCACGCGCAGACGCAGCGGATCCTCCAGCGGCTCCGTCGCGCTGCGGAACTTGAGGCGGAACTGCTCCTCTTGAAGCTCGCGGACGCGAGTCTCCATGTCCTCTCGACCCATTTCCCGAATCTCATCAGCTCGCATCGCTCAGGCTCCTCCCTCCGCGCCTTCGCGCGTGACGAACTTCGTGCGCACGGGCATCTTGGCCGCGGCGAGCGCCATCGCCTTCTCGGCGATTTCGCGCGTCACCCCTTCCAACTCGAACAGGACGCGGCCGGGACGCACGACGGCGACCCACATCTCGGGCGATCCTTTGCCTTTGCCCATGCGCGTTTCGGCGGGCTTCTTGGTGATCGGCTTGTCCGGGAACAGACGGATCCAGACCTTGCCGCCGCGCTTGATGTGACGCGTGAGCGCCACGCGCGCGGCTTCGATCTGGCGCGCCGTGATCCAACCCGGCTCCAGCGTCTGCAGCCCGTACGTGCCGAACGACACTTCGCCGCCGCGAGTCGCCAGGCCGCGCGTGCGGCCCTTGAATCGCTTGCGGAATTTTACTCGTTTGGGTGCCAGCATTGCTCGCTCGTGTCCAAGTGATCGTTCCTCGCTTCGGCGCGTAGCACCTCCGCTCGGAATTCTGCATCAACCATCTTCGTGATCGTTCCTCGCTTCGGCGCGTCGCGCCTCCGCTCGGAATTCTGCATCAAGCCGTCTTCGTAACCCGTCTTACATGCCGGAGGAGTAGGTGGTCCCGCGGCGATCCTCGACCTTCTCACCCTTGAAGATCCAGACCTTCACGCCGATGGCGCCGAAGGTGGTCTTCGCGGTCGACGTCGCGTAGTCGATGTCGGCGCGCAGCGTGTGCAGCGGCACGCGTCCTTCGTGGTAGCCTTCGACGCGCGCGATCTCCGCGCCGCCGAGCCGGCCGCCCGCCTTCACTTTGATTCCCTGCGCGCCCATGCGCATCGCGCTCTGCACCGCGCGCTTCATCGCGCGGCGGAACGAGATGCGCTGCGCCAGCTGGCTCGCGATGTTGTCCGCCACCAGTTGGGCGTCGAGCTCGGGACGCTTGATCTCTTCGACGTTGATCCCGACCTCTTTGCCCGTCAGGTGCGCGAGCTCGTCGCGGAGCTTGTCCACCTCGGCGCCTTTCTTTCCGATCACGACGCCCGGACGCCCGGTG from Gemmatimonadaceae bacterium carries:
- the rplX gene encoding 50S ribosomal protein L24; amino-acid sequence: MRILKHRKTDRPRAVNRKRHEDNAARVKVHVTAGDTVRIMRGDDKGKEGKVIRVNHRTGRVTIEGINIVKRHRRARTADEQSGIVDFPAPIHASNVMLLDPKKGNPTRTRRQIDEDGTKERIAVKSGEAIPRVLK
- the rplN gene encoding 50S ribosomal protein L14, translated to MIQQESMVKVADNSGAKTALVIRVLGGTRRRYAGLGDVVIVAVKNALPNGTVKKSDVARAVVVRTAKETRRKDGSYIRFDENAVVIINEQGEPRATRIFGPVARELREKRYMKIVSLAPEVI
- the rpsQ gene encoding 30S ribosomal protein S17; this translates as MTTNDGATPAVERGSRKVRTGLVVSDKMQKTVIVAIQRRVAHPVYGKMVTRTSRVKAHDEQNAAKTGDTVRITETRPLSKDKRWRVVEIVERAR
- the rpmC gene encoding 50S ribosomal protein L29 — its product is MRADEIREMGREDMETRVRELQEEQFRLKFRSATEPLEDPLRLRVIRRDIARLKTVLRETTGSGAGAVNAMASAKTTAKSAAKPAAKAKASAKTGGKRRTNA
- the rplP gene encoding 50S ribosomal protein L16, translated to MLAPKRVKFRKRFKGRTRGLATRGGEVSFGTYGLQTLEPGWITARQIEAARVALTRHIKRGGKVWIRLFPDKPITKKPAETRMGKGKGSPEMWVAVVRPGRVLFELEGVTREIAEKAMALAAAKMPVRTKFVTREGAEGGA
- the rpsC gene encoding 30S ribosomal protein S3 encodes the protein MGQKTHPVGFRLGISKDWKSRYYAGRELPALLREDELLRKYLKARLGHAAIADIVIDRKPGKVVVTLHTGRPGVVIGKKGAEVDKLRDELAHLTGKEVGINVEEIKRPELDAQLVADNIASQLAQRISFRRAMKRAVQSAMRMGAQGIKVKAGGRLGGAEIARVEGYHEGRVPLHTLRADIDYATSTAKTTFGAIGVKVWIFKGEKVEDRRGTTYSSGM